In one Campylobacter insulaenigrae NCTC 12927 genomic region, the following are encoded:
- a CDS encoding capsular biosynthesis sugar kinase has protein sequence MKIIRSQTPLRLGLAGGGTDINLYSDKYTGYVLNATISLYIHCTLIERDDEKIIFDSSDTKMYVEYDSKKFLENDGKLDLYKAIYNRLIKDYIKKPLSFSLHTYSDVPSGSGLGGSSTLVVGIIKAFVEWLNLPLGDYEIALLSYEIEREDMGIVGGAQDQYAATFGGFNFMEFYDQKRVIVNPLRIKNWIMSELEARILLYFTNITREAKDIEEHKKGKLGDEKSLNAMHAIKQDALDMKEALFKADFDKIAQILGKSWQSKKIISDIVSNDELERIHSLAMQNGAYSGKTSGAGAGGFMFFLVDPIKKYKLKQILNQEQGYIQEFYFTKEGARSWKI, from the coding sequence ATGAAGATAATTCGTTCTCAAACTCCACTACGCTTAGGTTTAGCAGGTGGAGGAACTGATATAAATTTATATAGCGATAAATACACAGGCTATGTATTAAATGCCACAATTTCACTTTATATACACTGCACTCTCATTGAAAGAGATGATGAAAAGATTATTTTTGATTCATCAGATACCAAAATGTATGTGGAATATGATAGTAAAAAATTTTTAGAAAATGATGGAAAATTAGATCTTTATAAAGCAATTTATAATCGTTTGATAAAAGATTATATAAAAAAGCCTTTGAGTTTTTCTTTACATACTTATTCAGATGTACCAAGTGGAAGTGGACTAGGAGGTAGTTCTACTTTGGTGGTGGGTATTATAAAAGCATTTGTAGAGTGGCTAAATTTACCTTTAGGTGATTACGAAATAGCGTTATTATCTTATGAGATAGAGCGAGAAGATATGGGTATAGTAGGCGGAGCACAAGATCAATACGCTGCTACTTTTGGTGGATTTAATTTTATGGAATTTTATGATCAAAAAAGAGTGATAGTTAATCCTTTGCGTATTAAAAATTGGATAATGAGTGAATTAGAAGCTAGAATTTTACTTTATTTTACAAATATTACTCGTGAAGCAAAAGATATAGAAGAGCATAAAAAAGGAAAATTAGGAGATGAAAAATCACTTAATGCTATGCATGCTATAAAACAAGATGCACTAGACATGAAAGAAGCTCTATTTAAAGCTGATTTTGATAAGATTGCACAAATTTTAGGCAAATCTTGGCAATCAAAAAAGATAATTTCAGACATAGTTAGTAATGATGAGCTTGAGAGAATTCATTCTTTAGCTATGCAAAATGGTGCTTATAGTGGTAAGACTAGTGGAGCTGGCGCTGGCGGGTTTATGTTTTTTTTAGTTGATCCTATTAAAAAATATAAATTAAAGCAAATCTTAAATCAAGAGCAAGGTTATATCCAAGAATTTTATTTTACAAAAGAAGGAGCAAGATCATGGAAAATTTAA
- a CDS encoding D-sedoheptulose 7-phosphate isomerase, with product MENLNAYIKSHFADSIKVKNEILNDENLLNLIKQTSLKILDAYKKGNKTLLAGNGGSAADAQHIAGEFVSRFYFDRPGLASIALSTDTSIMTAIGNDYGYENLFSRQVQAQGVSGDVFIGISTSGNSKNIIKALELCKEKNIISVGLTGASGGAMNELCDYCIKVPSSCTPRIQEAHILIGHIICAIVEEELFGKGF from the coding sequence ATGGAAAATTTAAATGCGTATATAAAATCACATTTTGCTGATTCTATCAAGGTAAAGAATGAAATTTTAAATGATGAAAATTTATTAAATTTAATAAAACAAACATCTTTAAAAATATTAGATGCATACAAAAAAGGAAATAAAACTTTATTAGCTGGAAATGGTGGTAGTGCAGCTGATGCACAGCATATTGCGGGCGAATTTGTAAGTAGATTTTATTTTGATAGACCTGGACTTGCTAGTATAGCTCTTAGCACAGATACTAGCATAATGACTGCTATAGGAAATGATTATGGCTATGAGAATTTATTTTCTAGACAAGTACAAGCTCAGGGTGTAAGTGGAGATGTATTTATAGGAATTTCTACAAGCGGTAATAGTAAAAATATAATAAAAGCTTTAGAGCTTTGCAAAGAAAAAAATATTATAAGCGTGGGATTAACTGGAGCTAGTGGCGGTGCTATGAATGAGCTTTGTGATTATTGTATTAAAGTTCCTTCATCTTGCACACCAAGAATTCAAGAAGCACATATTTTAATAGGACATATCATTTGCGCTATAGTAGAAGAAGAGTTGTTTGGTAAAGGTTTTTGA
- a CDS encoding nucleotidyltransferase family protein gives MQAIVLAGGLGTRLQSVIKDLPKPMAPINGKPFLEYLLQYLQKQGIKEVILSVSYKYELIQEYFKDKFENINIIYNIEKELLGTGGAIKDALKFVKNETFVLNGDTFFDIDLNKLFLNGSKICIALKQMRDFDRYGAIEIDKNNIIKSFKEKTYVKQGLINGGIYLISKDIFNNFNLDNKFSFEEFLQENYKKLNINSVVFDDYFIDIGIPQDYNRGVNDFFT, from the coding sequence TTGCAAGCTATTGTTTTAGCAGGAGGCCTTGGGACTAGACTTCAAAGTGTGATAAAAGACTTACCTAAGCCCATGGCACCCATTAATGGTAAACCATTTTTAGAATATTTGTTGCAATACTTGCAAAAGCAAGGTATTAAAGAAGTTATTTTAAGTGTTTCTTATAAGTACGAGTTGATACAAGAATACTTTAAAGATAAATTTGAAAATATTAATATAATCTATAACATAGAAAAAGAGCTTTTAGGCACTGGAGGGGCTATAAAAGATGCTTTGAAATTTGTTAAAAATGAGACTTTTGTTTTAAATGGTGATACTTTTTTTGATATAGATTTAAATAAATTATTTTTAAATGGTAGTAAAATTTGTATAGCATTAAAACAAATGAGAGATTTTGATAGATATGGTGCTATAGAAATTGACAAAAACAATATTATAAAATCTTTCAAAGAAAAAACTTATGTCAAACAAGGCTTAATCAATGGCGGAATTTATCTTATAAGCAAGGATATTTTTAATAATTTTAATTTAGATAATAAATTTTCTTTTGAAGAATTTTTGCAAGAAAATTATAAGAAATTAAACATAAATTCTGTAGTATTTGATGATTATTTTATAGATATTGGAATACCACAAGATTATAATAGAGGTGTAAATGATTTTTTTACATAG
- a CDS encoding phospholipase/phosphodiesterase — MIFLHRQNSLEQYIEKNYGVEIDLRFNGDLVLNHDVLIENQCYPLFKDKIRFVKNIPIICNIKESNLEEKVIKLLGDKYDYYFLDSQIPDILRLSKNGYQSKFIIRISDVEPYSEKLIQISKPKYVWIDYSQFDNFKIEHYKEFILSGIIPNIKKVIPILVSPELYDLSYVKFVKSIQEILPKGFAVCTKNPDLWSCYV; from the coding sequence ATGATTTTTTTACATAGACAAAATAGCTTGGAGCAGTATATTGAGAAAAATTATGGTGTAGAAATTGATTTGAGATTTAATGGCGATTTGGTATTAAATCATGATGTGCTAATTGAAAATCAATGTTATCCTCTTTTTAAGGATAAGATACGGTTTGTAAAAAATATACCTATCATATGCAACATAAAAGAGTCTAATTTGGAGGAAAAAGTTATAAAGCTACTCGGTGATAAATATGATTATTACTTTTTAGATTCTCAAATTCCAGATATTTTAAGATTATCAAAAAATGGATATCAAAGTAAATTTATCATTAGAATTTCAGATGTTGAACCCTATAGTGAAAAACTGATACAAATTAGTAAACCTAAATATGTGTGGATAGATTATTCGCAATTTGATAATTTTAAAATAGAACATTATAAAGAATTTATCCTCAGTGGTATTATACCTAATATTAAGAAAGTTATTCCTATATTGGTTTCTCCTGAATTGTACGATTTATCATATGTAAAATTTGTAAAATCTATTCAAGAAATTTTACCTAAAGGATTTGCAGTGTGTACTAAAAATCCAGATTTGTGGAGTTGCTATGTTTAA
- a CDS encoding HAD-IA family hydrolase, whose amino-acid sequence MFNLNDVAKKYKLIMVDIDNTLFNYTFAHKKALENVMLQFNFSIEDYNHAKKSLDKRNLAANHHKKELYFKIICENKNIHFAKAKEMFELYTFTFIENIKVDKTMFNFLSYVKKLNKKVIAITNFYFIEQMNKLNRANLTGMIDYLVCSEEFELEKPNKALINRALELYKEPIDDEEIIMIGDSAVDNFLGGGYRINYYPYNCSKLLISISGKSGSGKTTLSKAIDEIYTSFIISTDGYHKYERNSKIWERITHYNPKANNLIQLAMDIKHIYQDIGNILHIPLYDHTNGVIIKSDKVKVKDLDIVIIEGLHTLYKEVIGDFVKIKIYIDSDEADSQKINRDSLERNHEKSKIIDTIKKREKDYKDYLEKQKDNANFLVVVRNGKFIIELKDILLNNYLQREYNGEYKDLIKTIQDIFTIILQNRWVLN is encoded by the coding sequence ATGTTTAATCTTAATGACGTTGCAAAAAAATATAAACTTATTATGGTTGATATCGATAACACTTTATTTAATTATACTTTTGCCCATAAAAAAGCTTTAGAAAATGTAATGTTGCAATTTAATTTTTCTATAGAAGATTACAACCATGCAAAAAAAAGTCTTGATAAGAGAAATTTAGCAGCTAATCACCATAAAAAAGAATTATATTTTAAAATTATCTGTGAAAATAAAAATATTCATTTTGCAAAAGCAAAAGAAATGTTTGAATTATATACTTTTACTTTTATAGAAAATATTAAAGTGGATAAAACAATGTTTAATTTTTTATCTTATGTGAAAAAATTAAATAAAAAAGTTATAGCTATTACTAATTTTTATTTTATAGAACAGATGAATAAATTAAATCGTGCAAATCTTACAGGTATGATTGATTACTTAGTTTGTTCTGAAGAGTTTGAGCTCGAAAAACCAAATAAAGCTCTTATTAATCGAGCCTTAGAGTTGTACAAAGAGCCGATTGATGATGAAGAGATTATAATGATTGGCGATTCAGCTGTTGATAATTTTTTAGGGGGGGGGTATAGGATAAATTATTATCCTTATAATTGCTCTAAATTATTAATTTCTATTTCGGGTAAAAGTGGTAGTGGTAAGACTACTTTAAGCAAAGCTATCGATGAAATTTATACAAGTTTTATAATTAGCACAGATGGTTATCATAAATATGAAAGAAATTCTAAAATATGGGAGAGGATTACTCATTATAATCCAAAGGCAAATAATCTTATTCAATTAGCTATGGATATAAAGCATATTTATCAGGACATTGGAAATATCTTACATATTCCTTTATATGATCATACAAATGGTGTTATAATTAAATCAGATAAAGTTAAAGTTAAAGATCTAGACATTGTAATTATAGAAGGATTACATACTTTATATAAAGAGGTGATTGGTGATTTTGTTAAAATAAAAATTTATATTGATTCAGATGAGGCAGATAGTCAAAAAATCAATCGAGATAGTTTAGAAAGAAATCATGAAAAATCTAAAATAATCGATACTATAAAAAAACGAGAAAAAGACTATAAAGATTATCTCGAAAAGCAAAAAGATAATGCGAATTTTTTAGTTGTAGTGAGGAATGGAAAATTTATAATAGAATTGAAGGATATATTATTAAATAATTATTTACAAAGAGAGTATAATGGTGAATATAAAGATTTAATCAAAACAATACAAGATATTTTTACTATAATTTTGCAAAATCGTTGGGTGTTAAATTAA
- a CDS encoding class II aldolase/adducin family protein produces MINDIARLKKYVEEYQELNKIFGNILDAPSKGGNISVKDGEYLIIKSSGEDLKRNHKISILKNNINSFSCYNGIFSTNIIKPSMEVKMHMVFKNKYVAHYHPVYILPYLCANNYNFYDYEVVDFALPGDELYAILHKNYVYKEKGIVMLKNHGVIIYAEKIQDMHMLYAKLKNDFFDQNNFIYTPDDAIDIGNFELWLFRNAIENIAKDKNLNLTSLKRSEINKLVNLPDEKYRKKIMESENIE; encoded by the coding sequence ATGATAAATGACATAGCAAGATTAAAAAAATATGTTGAAGAGTATCAAGAGCTAAACAAAATATTTGGAAATATTTTAGATGCTCCATCTAAAGGTGGGAATATTTCTGTTAAAGATGGTGAGTATTTAATCATTAAGTCATCTGGTGAAGATTTAAAAAGAAACCATAAAATTTCTATTTTAAAGAATAATATTAATTCTTTTTCTTGTTACAATGGAATTTTTTCGACAAATATTATTAAACCATCTATGGAAGTAAAAATGCATATGGTTTTTAAAAATAAATATGTTGCTCATTATCATCCAGTATATATTTTACCTTATTTATGTGCTAATAACTATAATTTTTATGATTATGAAGTGGTTGATTTTGCTTTACCAGGTGATGAGTTATATGCCATATTGCATAAAAACTATGTATATAAAGAAAAAGGTATAGTGATGTTGAAAAATCATGGTGTTATAATTTATGCAGAAAAAATTCAAGATATGCATATGTTATATGCTAAGTTGAAAAACGATTTTTTTGATCAAAATAATTTTATTTATACACCAGATGATGCTATTGATATTGGTAATTTTGAATTGTGGCTATTTAGGAATGCTATTGAGAATATAGCAAAAGATAAAAATCTTAATTTAACTTCTTTAAAACGAAGTGAAATCAATAAATTGGTTAATTTACCAGATGAAAAATATAGAAAAAAAATAATGGAAAGCGAGAACATAGAATGA